One segment of Chlorocebus sabaeus isolate Y175 chromosome 24, mChlSab1.0.hap1, whole genome shotgun sequence DNA contains the following:
- the SERPINA6 gene encoding corticosteroid-binding globulin — protein sequence MPLLLYTCLLWLSTSGLWTVQAMDPNAAYRNMSNHHRGLAAVNVDFALSLYKHLVALSPKKNIFISPVSISMALAMLSLGTCGHTRAQLLQGLGFNLTERSETEIHQGFQHLHQLFTESDRSLEMTMGNALFLDGSLELLESFSADIKHYYESEVLAMNFRDWATASGQINSYVKSKTQGKIADLLSGLDSPAILVLVNYIFFKGTWAQHFDLASTGENFYVDETTVVKVPMMFQSSTMSYFHDSELPCQLVQLNYAGNGTVFFILPDKGKMNTVIAALSRDTINRWSAGLTNSQVDLYIPKVTISGVYDLGDVLEEMGIADLFTNQANFSGITQDAQLKSSKVVHKAVLQLSEEGVDTAGSTGVSLNLTSKPIILRFNQPFIIMVFDHFTWSSLFLARVVNPA from the exons ATGCCACTCCTCCTGTACACCTGTCTTCTCTGGCTGTCCACCAGTGGCCTCTGGACCGTCCAGGCCATGGATCCTAATGCTGCTTATAGGAACATGAGTAACCATCACCGGGGCCTGGCTGCAGTCAACGTTGACTTTGCCCTCAGCCTGTATAAGCACCTAGTGGCCTTGAGTCCCAAgaagaacattttcatctccccCGTGAGCATCTCCATGGCCTTAGCTATGCTGTCCCTGGGCACCTGTGGCCACACACGGGCCCAGCTTCTCCAGGGCCTGGGTTTCAACCTCACTGAGAGGTCTGAGACTGAGATCCACCAGGGTTTCCAGCACCTCCACCAACTCTTTACAGAGTCAGACCGCAGTTTAGAAATGACCATGGGCAATGCCTTATTTCTTGATGGCAGCCTGGAGTTGCTGGAGTCATTCTCAGCAGACATCAAGCACTACTATGAGTCAGAGGTCTTGGCTATGAATTTCCGGGACTGGGCAACAGCCAGCGGACAGATCAACAGCTATGTCAAGAGTAAGACACAGGGGAAAATTGCCGACTTGTTGTCAGGGCTGGATAGCCCAGCCATCCTCGTCCTGGTCAACTATATCTTCTTCAAAG GCACATGGGCACAGCACTTTGACCTGGCAAGCACCGGGGAGAACTTCTATGTGGACGAGACGACTGTGGTGAAGGTGCCTATGATGTTCCAGTCGAGCACCATGAGTTACTTTCATGACTCGGAGCTCCCCTGCCAGCTGGTACAGCTGAACTATGCGGGCAATGGGACTGTCTTCTTCATCCTTCCAGACAAGGGGAAGATGAACACGGTCATCGCTGCACTGAGCCGGGACACGATTAACAGGTGGTCCGCAGGCCTGACCAACAG CCAGGTGGACCTGTACATTCCGAAGGTCACCATCTCTGGAGTCTATGACCTCGGAGATGTGCTGGAGGAAATGGGCATTGCAGACTTGTTCACCAACCAGGCAAATTTCTCAGGCATCACCCAGGATGCCCAACTGAAGTCATCAAAG GTGGTCCACAAAGCTGTGCTGCAACTCAGTGAGGAGGGTGTGGACACAGCTGGCTCCACTGGGGTCAGCCTAAACCTGACGTCCAAGCCTATCATCCTGCGTTTCAACCAGCCCTTCATCATCATGGTCTTCGACCACTTCACCTGGAGCAGCCTTTTCCTGGCCAGGGTTGTGAACCCAGCGTAA
- the SERPINA10 gene encoding protein Z-dependent protease inhibitor: MKVVPSLLLSVLLAQVWLVPGLAPSPQSPEAPAPQNQTSGVVQAPREEEEDEEEASEKASEEEKAWLIASGQQLAKETSNFGFSLLRKISMRHDGNMVFSPFGVSLAMAGLMLGATGPTKAQIKTGLHLQALNPTKPGLLPSLFKGLRETLSHNLELGLTQGSFAFIHKDFDVKELFLNLSKRYFDTECVLMNFHNASQAKRLMNHYINKETQGKIPKLFDEIYPETKLILVDYIWFKGKWLTPFDPVFTEADTFHLDKYKTIKVPMMYGAGKFASTFDKNFHCHVLKLPYQGNATMLVVLMEKMGDHLALEDYLTTDLVETWLRNMKTRNMEVFFPKFKLDQKYEMHELLKQMGIRRIFSPWADLSELSATGRNLQVSRVLQRTVIEVDERGTEAVAGTLSEIIAYSMPPVIKVNRPFHFMIYEETSGMLLFLGRMVNPTLL; encoded by the exons ATGAAGGTGGTGCCAAGCCTCCTGCTCTCCGTCCTCCTGGCACAGGTGTGGTTGGTACCCGGCTTGGCCCCCAGTCCTCAGTCGCCAGAGGCCCCGGCCCCTCAGAACCAGACCAGCGGGGTAGTGCAGGCtcccagggaggaagaggaggatgaggaggaggccAGCGAGAAGGCCAGTGAGGAGGAGAAAGCCTGGCTGATAGCTAGTGGGCAGCAGCTTGCCAAGGAGACTTCAAACTTCGGATTCAGCTTGCTGCGAAAGATCTCCATGAGGCACGATGGCAACATGGTCTTCTCTCCATTTGGCGTGTCCTTGGCCATGGCAGGTTTGATGCTGGGGGCCACAGGGCCGACCAAAGCCCAGATCAAGACAGGGCTCCACTTGCAGGCCCTGAACCCCACCAAGCCCGGGCTCCTGCCCTCCCTCTTTAAGGGACTCAGAGAGACCCTCTCCCACAACTTGGAACTGGGCCTCACACAGGGGAGTTTTGCCTTCATCCACAAGGATTTTGATGTCAAAGAGCTCTTCCTCAATTTATCCAAGAGGTATTTTGATACAGAGTGTGTGCTTATGAATTTTCACAATGCCTCACAGGCCAAAAGGCTCATGAATCATTACATTAACAAAGAGACTCAGGGGAAAATTCCCAAACTGTTTGACGAGATTTATCCTGAAACCAAATTAATTCTTGTGGATTACATCTGGTTCAAAG GGAAATGGCTGACCCCATTTGACCCTGTCTTCACCGAAGCCGACACTTTCCACCTAGACAAGTACAAGACCATTAAGGTGCCCATGATGTATGGTGCAGGCAAGTTTGCCTCCACCTTTGACAAGAATTTTCATTGTCATGTCCTCAAACTGCCCTACCAAGGAAATGCCACCATGCTGGTGGTCCTCATGGAGAAAATGGGTGACCACCTCGCTCTTGAAGACTACTTGACCACAGACTTGGTGGAGACATGGCTCAGAAACATGAAAACCAG AAACATGGAAGTTTTCTTTCCAAAGTTCAAGCTAGATCAGAAGTATGAGATGCATGAGCTGCTTAAGCAGATGGGAATCAGAAGAATCTTCTCACCCTGGGCTGACCTTAGTGAACTCTCAGCTACTGGAAGAAATCTCCAAGTATCCAGG gtgTTACAAAGAACAGTGATTGAAGTTGATGAAAGGGGCACTGAGGCAGTGGCAGGAACCTTGTCAGAAATTATTGCTTATTCCATGCCTCCTGTCATCAAAGTGAACCGGCCATTTCATTTCATGATCTATGAAGAAACCTCTGGAATGCTTCTGTTTCTGGGAAGGATGGTGAATCCGACTCTCCTATAA